In Acanthopagrus latus isolate v.2019 chromosome 17, fAcaLat1.1, whole genome shotgun sequence, the following are encoded in one genomic region:
- the ptpn2a gene encoding tyrosine-protein phosphatase non-receptor type 2a isoform X1: MEQEFEDIDSSGKWQNLYNEIRIQASEYPYKVAKLPVNRNLNRYRDVSPYDHSRVKLENSENDYINASLVMVEEAQRAYILSQGPLRNTCGHFWLMIWEQCTKAVIMLNRVIEKGSEKCAQYWPTTQELQMSFTDTGFVVRLLSEEDQSYYTIRVLELQNTMTGESREIYHYHYTTWPDFGVPESPASFLNFLFKVRESGSLGPEHGPSVVHCSAGIGRSGTFALVDTCLVLLDRRKNPSSVDIQKVLLDMREYRMGLIQTPDQLRFSYMAVIEGAKLILTDNSTVQQNTQRLMSKEDSEPDLPPPPPPPRPHCNDSRPNGQPGLCLEPQFASGDQILAGEPDSQDHNMAENSGHVRKRHREERIASTSQKVQQMKQRLTDSERKREKWLYWRPILLNVGAGAALAVGLLVCWMYSQ; the protein is encoded by the exons GAGATCCGCATCCAAGCCAGCGAATATCCTTACAAAGTGGCAAAACTTCCAGTGAATCGGAATTTGAACCGCTACAGAGATGTCAGCCCAT ATGATCACAGTCGGGTAAAACTCGAAAACTCTGAAAATGACTACATCAATGCAAGTTTAGTCATGGTAGAAGAAGCCCAAAGAGCTTACATCCTCTCTCAG GGGCCTTTGAGGAATACCTGCGGTCATTTCTGGCTGATGATTTGGGAGCAGTGCACCAAAGCTGTTATAATGCTCAACAGAGTCATTGAAAAGGGATCT gaaaaatgTGCACAGTACTGGCCCACCACACAGGAGCTCCAGATGTCTTTCACAGATACAGGGTTTGTTGTCAGGTTACTTTCTGAGGAGGACCAATCCTATTACACAATCCGAGTCCTAGAACTGCAAAACACAATG ACAGGAGAGTCGAGGGAGATCTACCACTACCACTACACCACATGGCCTGACTTTGGTGTCCCAGAATCTCCCGCCTCCTTCCTCAACTTCCTCTTCAAAGTTCGGGAGTCCGGCTCGTTGGGCCCGGAGCACGGGCCCTCAGTTGTGCACTGCAGCGCTGGGATTGGACGCTCTGGGACATTCGCCTTGGTGGACACCTGCCTGGTCCTG TTGGACAGGAGGAAGAACCCATCATCAGTCGACATACAGAAGGTGCTGCTGGACATGAGGGAATACCGCATGGGCCTGATCCAGACCCCGGACCAGCTCCGCTTCTCCTACATGGCAGTCATCGAGGGAGCCAAGCTCATCCTGACAGACAACTCAACAGTACAG cagaacacacagagactgaTGTCTAAAGAAGACTCTGAGCCAGATCtgccccctccaccacctccacccagACCTCACTGCAACGACAGCAGGCCCAATGGTCAGCCAGGGCTCTGCCTGGAGCCACAATTTGCCTCAGGAGACCAAATCCTGGCAGGAGAGCCAGACAGCCAAGATCACAACATGGCAGAGAACTCTGGGCA TGTCAGAAAGCGACACCGTGAGGAGAGGATTGCCAGCACCTCACAGAAGGTCCAGCAGATGAAACAGAGACTGACCGACTCGGAGAGGAAACGAGAGAAGTGGCTGTACTGGAGACCCATTCTGCTCAATGTTGGTGCCGGGGCAGCTTTGGCTGTAGGCCTGCTTGTGTGCTGGATGTACTCCCAGTGA
- the ptpn2a gene encoding tyrosine-protein phosphatase non-receptor type 2a isoform X2: MEQEFEDIDSSGKWQNLYNEIRIQASEYPYKVAKLPVNRNLNRYRDVSPYDHSRVKLENSENDYINASLVMVEEAQRAYILSQGPLRNTCGHFWLMIWEQCTKAVIMLNRVIEKGSEKCAQYWPTTQELQMSFTDTGFVVRLLSEEDQSYYTIRVLELQNTMTGESREIYHYHYTTWPDFGVPESPASFLNFLFKVRESGSLGPEHGPSVVHCSAGIGRSGTFALVDTCLVLLDRRKNPSSVDIQKVLLDMREYRMGLIQTPDQLRFSYMAVIEGAKLILTDNSTVQNTQRLMSKEDSEPDLPPPPPPPRPHCNDSRPNGQPGLCLEPQFASGDQILAGEPDSQDHNMAENSGHVRKRHREERIASTSQKVQQMKQRLTDSERKREKWLYWRPILLNVGAGAALAVGLLVCWMYSQ; encoded by the exons GAGATCCGCATCCAAGCCAGCGAATATCCTTACAAAGTGGCAAAACTTCCAGTGAATCGGAATTTGAACCGCTACAGAGATGTCAGCCCAT ATGATCACAGTCGGGTAAAACTCGAAAACTCTGAAAATGACTACATCAATGCAAGTTTAGTCATGGTAGAAGAAGCCCAAAGAGCTTACATCCTCTCTCAG GGGCCTTTGAGGAATACCTGCGGTCATTTCTGGCTGATGATTTGGGAGCAGTGCACCAAAGCTGTTATAATGCTCAACAGAGTCATTGAAAAGGGATCT gaaaaatgTGCACAGTACTGGCCCACCACACAGGAGCTCCAGATGTCTTTCACAGATACAGGGTTTGTTGTCAGGTTACTTTCTGAGGAGGACCAATCCTATTACACAATCCGAGTCCTAGAACTGCAAAACACAATG ACAGGAGAGTCGAGGGAGATCTACCACTACCACTACACCACATGGCCTGACTTTGGTGTCCCAGAATCTCCCGCCTCCTTCCTCAACTTCCTCTTCAAAGTTCGGGAGTCCGGCTCGTTGGGCCCGGAGCACGGGCCCTCAGTTGTGCACTGCAGCGCTGGGATTGGACGCTCTGGGACATTCGCCTTGGTGGACACCTGCCTGGTCCTG TTGGACAGGAGGAAGAACCCATCATCAGTCGACATACAGAAGGTGCTGCTGGACATGAGGGAATACCGCATGGGCCTGATCCAGACCCCGGACCAGCTCCGCTTCTCCTACATGGCAGTCATCGAGGGAGCCAAGCTCATCCTGACAGACAACTCAACAGTACAG aacacacagagactgaTGTCTAAAGAAGACTCTGAGCCAGATCtgccccctccaccacctccacccagACCTCACTGCAACGACAGCAGGCCCAATGGTCAGCCAGGGCTCTGCCTGGAGCCACAATTTGCCTCAGGAGACCAAATCCTGGCAGGAGAGCCAGACAGCCAAGATCACAACATGGCAGAGAACTCTGGGCA TGTCAGAAAGCGACACCGTGAGGAGAGGATTGCCAGCACCTCACAGAAGGTCCAGCAGATGAAACAGAGACTGACCGACTCGGAGAGGAAACGAGAGAAGTGGCTGTACTGGAGACCCATTCTGCTCAATGTTGGTGCCGGGGCAGCTTTGGCTGTAGGCCTGCTTGTGTGCTGGATGTACTCCCAGTGA